From the Kallotenue papyrolyticum genome, the window GGCTTGTATTTGATCGTATAATTCTCTGGATGTTGGTGTTTTTTGTGGTTATATGTTCGGGTCTGATATATGCGCGATATCCAGATCAAACTATGTTGATGGTGATCGATTTTGCAAAAGACATCTCGCTTGTTTGGGTTCTAATCAACTTTGTTGTCTCTGTAAAAAACCTTGAACGAGGCGTGTGGCTGTTGTTAGGTATCGGCGCTGTGCTGGGGGCGCTAGCGTTTTATCAGGAAATAACCGGCAGCCATGATCGGAACTTTGGTGGCCTGGCGCGTAGTCAGATAGCGCACATCAGCGATGATTTTGCCAATCGTCCACGGGCGGGTGGCCCTATGGGTGAACCCAACGCATTTGGTCAACAACTGTTAGTTTTGGTGCCACTTGGCCTTTGGGGGGTCATGCGTGGCCGGAGTCGTCTTGCTCGTTCTTTTGCTGTGTTTGCGACAATTTCTTGTATTGCTGGGGTTGTCTTGAGTTTCTCGCGTAGTTCATATGTTTCGCTTGGGTTGGCATTGATTTTATTCATGGTTTATAAAAAATTAGATTTTCGTTACATATTGTTGCTGATTTTGATGACCGTTACCCTGTATCTCTTTGCTCCTCCTGAATTTCAGTCCCGATTTTCGACGTTGGAGAATCTCTTGCCCGGCCGGGAGGGGGTGTACAGCGAAGGGTCATTCCTTCGACGCTCTGTGGAGATGCGCATGGCGCTCAACATGTTCGCTGATTATCCGATCGCTGGGGTAGGGGCGCGCAACTTTCGAATGTTATACCCGGCCTATATACGTGACGATGGTAGCCCGGTGCC encodes:
- a CDS encoding O-antigen ligase family protein, whose amino-acid sequence is MTRSVPSYAARVAHRGPSLLRQPLVLALITALVAVIYGVGLASSLQLLWLIAVPAALALLVLAFVRPDLVAIIVLAITWGYISEIANKYHGIPSISKPIVVLLVVVLMFRFLFVRRERLVFDRIILWMLVFFVVICSGLIYARYPDQTMLMVIDFAKDISLVWVLINFVVSVKNLERGVWLLLGIGAVLGALAFYQEITGSHDRNFGGLARSQIAHISDDFANRPRAGGPMGEPNAFGQQLLVLVPLGLWGVMRGRSRLARSFAVFATISCIAGVVLSFSRSSYVSLGLALILFMVYKKLDFRYILLLILMTVTLYLFAPPEFQSRFSTLENLLPGREGVYSEGSFLRRSVEMRMALNMFADYPIAGVGARNFRMLYPAYIRDDGSPVPLEQRDAHSFYLEIAAEHGLLGLIPFCVILFLTWRRMSRTRQVALEAGDARLVDLSIALQSGFAGYLLSATFLHGVYSRFLWLQVAIAIILWRVAKGKMRQGE